The Vibrio tarriae genome includes a window with the following:
- the pgeF gene encoding peptidoglycan editing factor PgeF: MILPNWNAPKQVKAFSSTRHGGFSQGTYQGLNLGMHVGDDPVLVLRNRQSLVETSAMPSSPIWLNQTHSTVVLDVDAPTEQVLDADGLITSTPNVVCSAMTADCLPVLMTNRTGTQVAAVHAGWRGLVNGIVEQTAARMSGDVMVWLGPAIGAQAFEVGEDVFAAFVAHHPQAEYAFTPRAQQGKWLADMSQLVKLRLQELGIEQVFDSGLCTYQDAERFYSYRRDGVTGRQAAFIWLEE; this comes from the coding sequence ATGATTCTCCCCAACTGGAATGCCCCCAAACAAGTCAAAGCGTTTAGTTCGACTCGCCACGGTGGTTTTTCACAAGGCACTTATCAAGGGTTAAACCTTGGTATGCATGTTGGGGACGATCCTGTACTTGTACTGCGTAATCGGCAATCGCTGGTGGAAACATCAGCGATGCCAAGCTCACCCATTTGGCTAAACCAGACCCATTCCACAGTGGTACTCGATGTTGATGCTCCGACTGAGCAAGTGTTGGATGCCGATGGCCTTATCACTTCAACGCCGAATGTGGTGTGCTCGGCAATGACGGCGGATTGCCTGCCAGTATTAATGACCAATCGTACTGGTACCCAAGTCGCGGCTGTACATGCCGGTTGGCGTGGTTTGGTGAATGGCATCGTTGAACAAACAGCAGCAAGAATGTCTGGCGATGTCATGGTGTGGCTTGGCCCTGCGATTGGTGCGCAGGCATTTGAAGTGGGGGAAGATGTTTTCGCCGCTTTTGTTGCTCACCATCCTCAAGCCGAATACGCTTTCACTCCTCGTGCACAACAAGGGAAATGGCTGGCGGATATGAGCCAATTAGTCAAACTGCGTTTGCAAGAACTTGGGATTGAACAAGTCTTTGATAGTGGCTTGTGCACTTATCAGGATGCTGAGCGTTTTTATTCCTACCGCCGCGATGGAGTAACAGGACGCCAAGCCGCTTTTATTTGGCTTGAAGAGTAA
- the rluD gene encoding 23S rRNA pseudouridine(1911/1915/1917) synthase RluD, which yields MAHQIELTQTVKDSQLGQRLDQAVAELFTDFSRSRLKEWLLEGKIAVNGDVITKPRTKVMGGEVITVQAELEDEQRWEAQDLPLNIVYEDDDIIVINKPRDFVVHPGAGQADKTVLNALLFHYPPIAEVPRAGIVHRLDKDTTGLMVVAKTVPAQTRLVRALQKRDVTREYEAIVIGTMTAGGMIDKPIGRHSTKRTLMSVSPMGKHAVTHYRVAEHFREHTRLRLRLETGRTHQIRVHMAYLQHPLLGDTAYGGRARIPKGATEELTEMIRDFDRQALHAVMLKFEHPVTGEELEFHAPVPDDMVEMTLALREDAKLNRTEEY from the coding sequence ATGGCTCATCAGATTGAATTAACTCAAACAGTAAAAGATAGCCAGCTTGGTCAACGTCTTGATCAAGCTGTGGCTGAATTATTTACCGACTTTTCCCGCTCACGTTTAAAAGAGTGGTTGTTGGAAGGCAAGATTGCCGTGAATGGTGATGTCATCACCAAACCGCGTACCAAAGTGATGGGTGGCGAGGTGATTACCGTTCAGGCAGAACTGGAAGACGAACAGCGCTGGGAAGCGCAGGATTTGCCACTGAACATTGTGTATGAAGATGACGACATTATCGTTATTAACAAACCGCGTGACTTTGTGGTTCACCCCGGTGCCGGTCAGGCGGATAAAACCGTGCTTAACGCATTGCTGTTCCATTATCCGCCGATTGCTGAAGTGCCACGTGCAGGCATCGTCCATCGTCTCGATAAAGATACGACGGGTTTGATGGTGGTCGCGAAAACGGTTCCCGCGCAAACACGCTTGGTACGTGCACTACAAAAGCGCGACGTGACTCGTGAGTACGAAGCGATTGTGATTGGCACAATGACCGCGGGTGGCATGATTGATAAGCCGATTGGCCGTCACTCGACCAAACGTACTTTAATGTCGGTCTCCCCGATGGGCAAACATGCCGTGACCCATTACCGTGTGGCAGAGCATTTCCGTGAACATACGCGTTTGCGTCTACGTTTGGAAACTGGTCGTACCCACCAAATTCGTGTGCACATGGCTTATTTGCAACACCCACTCTTGGGTGATACGGCTTATGGTGGTCGTGCACGCATTCCGAAAGGTGCGACGGAAGAGCTGACAGAAATGATTCGTGACTTCGATCGCCAAGCACTGCACGCGGTGATGTTGAAATTTGAACACCCGGTTACCGGTGAAGAGCTCGAATTCCATGCACCAGTGCCTGATGATATGGTTGAGATGACGCTTGCACTGCGTGAAGATGCGAAGCTAAACCGCACTGAAGAGTATTAA
- a CDS encoding outer membrane protein assembly factor BamD, whose product MKYQTLSGLLALSLLFGCSSSPDVVPDVPPSQLYSEAQTALQSGTWLTAIEKLEALDSRYPFGAYSEQVQLDLIYAYYKNDDLALGLATIERFTRLNPTHEKMDWVLYMRGLTHMAQDRNFMHDLFNIDRRDRDPEPVKAAFADFKKLLQRYPNSPYAEDAQRRMFALKNRLAEYDLATADFYLRREAWIAAINRTQELQKTYPDTEAARKSLEIQLEAYQQLGLTDAVERTKQLMQLNPL is encoded by the coding sequence ATGAAATACCAGACTTTATCAGGCCTACTCGCGTTATCCCTGTTATTTGGTTGCTCTAGCAGCCCAGATGTGGTGCCAGATGTACCGCCATCACAGCTGTACTCTGAAGCGCAAACCGCTCTACAAAGCGGAACGTGGTTAACCGCTATCGAAAAACTAGAGGCACTCGATTCACGCTATCCATTTGGTGCTTATTCAGAGCAAGTACAGCTCGATCTGATTTATGCCTACTACAAAAATGATGATCTGGCCCTTGGCCTCGCGACCATCGAACGTTTTACACGCCTTAATCCAACCCATGAAAAAATGGATTGGGTACTCTACATGCGCGGTTTAACGCACATGGCGCAAGATCGCAACTTCATGCATGACTTGTTTAATATCGATCGCCGTGACCGCGATCCTGAACCCGTGAAAGCAGCCTTTGCGGATTTTAAGAAGCTACTCCAGCGTTACCCAAACAGCCCATACGCAGAAGATGCGCAGCGTCGAATGTTTGCGCTCAAGAACCGTTTAGCGGAATACGATTTAGCGACCGCAGATTTCTACCTGCGCCGTGAAGCATGGATTGCGGCGATTAATCGCACTCAAGAGTTACAAAAAACCTATCCAGATACCGAAGCGGCACGTAAATCCTTAGAAATCCAACTCGAGGCTTATCAGCAGCTTGGTTTAACCGACGCGGTAGAGCGAACTAAGCAGTTAATGCAGCTTAACCCTTTATAA
- the hpf gene encoding ribosome hibernation-promoting factor, HPF/YfiA family, translating into MKINITGKNIEVTSAIRNHIEGKLKKLEKWQVDIIGCQASFSEEPNKQKKFEAVVSIPRGQLVASAIHEDLYAAINEVEQKLERQLNKLRHKPEARRADKTELSEEVE; encoded by the coding sequence ATGAAAATCAACATCACTGGTAAAAACATCGAAGTCACCTCTGCAATCCGCAATCATATCGAGGGTAAACTCAAAAAATTAGAAAAATGGCAAGTCGACATTATTGGCTGCCAAGCCAGCTTCAGCGAAGAGCCCAACAAACAGAAAAAATTTGAAGCAGTCGTTAGCATTCCACGCGGTCAGTTAGTCGCATCTGCAATTCACGAAGATTTGTATGCCGCCATTAACGAGGTAGAGCAAAAACTCGAACGACAATTGAATAAACTACGCCACAAACCAGAAGCTCGCCGAGCGGATAAAACGGAACTGAGCGAAGAAGTGGAATAA
- the pheA gene encoding prephenate dehydratase produces MTDKQYSLDDIRLRLNELDDQLLNLLSERRKMSIEVAKSKVETAKPVRDPAREQQLLVKLINAGKEKYQLDPQYITKIFHTIIEDSVLLQQSYLQNLANPQSRKPLARVAFLGAKGSYSHLATREYFSRKNTELIELNCDHFKEVARTVESGHADYGVLPIENTSSGSINEVYDLLQHTTLYIVGELTQPIEHCLVATQEIRLEALKVLYSHPQPHQQCSEFLSRLKGVKLESCASTADAMKKVQELNRADVAAIGNSASGKLYGLQPIQGNIANQTENHTRFIVVARKPVDVSPQIPAKTTLIMSTSQEAGSLVSTLLVLQRYGINMTKLESRPIMGNPWEEMFYVDLEAHIDSDEMQQALTELTQLTRHLKVLGCYPSENVKPTQVKFI; encoded by the coding sequence ATGACAGACAAACAATACTCACTCGACGATATTCGCTTACGGCTAAACGAACTCGACGATCAACTGCTAAACCTGTTGTCAGAACGACGCAAAATGAGTATTGAGGTCGCCAAAAGCAAAGTCGAAACCGCGAAACCTGTACGTGATCCGGCTCGTGAACAGCAGCTACTGGTAAAACTCATCAATGCTGGCAAAGAGAAATATCAGCTCGATCCTCAATACATCACCAAAATTTTCCACACCATCATTGAAGATTCGGTTTTGCTTCAGCAATCCTATCTGCAAAACCTTGCGAATCCACAAAGTCGTAAACCATTGGCTAGAGTCGCCTTTTTAGGCGCTAAAGGCTCTTATTCACATCTGGCGACTCGCGAGTATTTCAGCCGCAAAAATACAGAGCTGATTGAGCTCAACTGCGACCATTTTAAAGAGGTGGCAAGAACCGTGGAATCCGGCCACGCGGATTATGGTGTGCTACCGATTGAAAACACCAGCTCAGGCTCCATCAACGAAGTTTACGATTTGCTGCAGCACACCACACTGTACATAGTGGGTGAGTTAACGCAGCCAATAGAGCATTGCTTGGTGGCCACGCAAGAGATTCGTTTGGAGGCGCTGAAAGTCCTCTATTCCCATCCACAACCTCACCAGCAGTGCAGCGAATTTCTTAGTCGCTTAAAAGGGGTCAAGTTAGAAAGTTGCGCCAGTACTGCAGATGCCATGAAAAAAGTGCAAGAGCTCAATCGTGCGGATGTAGCAGCGATTGGCAACTCAGCCAGCGGAAAACTGTACGGACTGCAACCGATTCAAGGTAATATTGCCAACCAAACCGAAAATCACACTCGCTTTATCGTGGTGGCTCGTAAACCCGTCGACGTTTCACCACAAATTCCAGCCAAAACCACCTTGATTATGTCAACTTCACAAGAGGCGGGCTCGCTGGTTTCGACCTTACTCGTGCTGCAACGTTACGGCATTAATATGACTAAGCTGGAATCGCGTCCGATTATGGGTAATCCGTGGGAAGAAATGTTCTACGTAGATTTAGAAGCGCACATTGACTCCGATGAGATGCAGCAAGCGTTGACAGAACTCACTCAACTGACTCGACACCTTAAAGTGCTTGGCTGCTACCCTAGTGAAAACGTCAAACCCACTCAGGTGAAATTCATTTAG